A genomic region of Thermocrinis sp. contains the following coding sequences:
- the def gene encoding peptide deformylase, translated as MAVRKIRSYPDPILKTPTLRVDVIDEDIKKLVEDMFDTMYAEDGVGLAANQIGEPLRLMVIDTTPKKESPPLKLVLINPELIHAEGTIRYREGCLSFPGLTVEVERYRKVRLKALNLEGEEKEYELEGFPAIVFQHELDHLNGITFIDRVNGLKRRLALEKYYKLQRQRSRG; from the coding sequence ATGGCTGTAAGGAAAATTCGTAGCTATCCAGACCCAATTCTAAAGACACCCACCCTTAGGGTGGATGTTATAGATGAGGACATAAAAAAGCTTGTGGAAGACATGTTTGATACTATGTATGCAGAAGATGGGGTGGGCTTGGCTGCCAATCAGATAGGTGAGCCCCTTCGCCTTATGGTTATAGACACCACCCCAAAGAAAGAGAGCCCTCCCCTAAAGCTCGTCCTGATAAACCCAGAGCTTATTCACGCAGAAGGGACTATAAGGTATAGAGAAGGGTGCCTTTCCTTCCCGGGTTTAACTGTAGAGGTAGAAAGATACAGAAAGGTAAGGTTGAAAGCTCTGAACCTTGAAGGAGAAGAAAAGGAATACGAGCTTGAAGGCTTCCCAGCTATAGTTTTCCAGCATGAGTTGGACCACTTAAACGGCATTACTTTCATAGACAGAGTAAATGGCTTAAAGAGGAGGTTAGCTCTTGAAAAATACTACAAACTCCAAAGACAACGTTCCAGAGGTTGA
- the glmS gene encoding glutamine--fructose-6-phosphate transaminase (isomerizing) — MCGIVGYTGKRKAVFILLEALERLEYRGYDSAGVALLEDGKIFVEKKVGKIRELVRSLWGKQLDATLGIGHTRWATHGGVCELNAHPHTDQEGRFALVHNGIIENYRELKEFIISKGIEYKSETDTEAIVHLISLNYKGDLLKAVFKSLPKLKGAYAFAVYTPLEPGRIVGVRYGSPLVVGLGEGENFLASDIPALIPFTKNIIPLDDGEVVDLTPEGVSIYDFEGNPKVKEPIRIHWDIIAAEKGGFKHFMLKEIFEQPRVVADTIKGYLSRDYELPFSLKEFRRILITACGTSYHAGLVGKYWLEKFLGVPVEVIYASELRYADNPIDPQDLVIAISQSGETADTRFSALSAKEKGAKLLSIVNVMGSALSRESDYTLYTHAGPEIGVAATKTFTCQLAVLFSLAISEHSERENLTDELLKIPHLMEDVLSESESIREVALKYTKSKNTLYLGRYLSYPVALEGALKLKEISYIHAEGYPAGEMKHGPIALIDENMPVVVVAPKDRVHEKIISNIEEVLARKGIVISVGFKEDKEIQRLSADFIGIPNCHEDLTPFLTVVPLQLFAYYIADYLGLDVDQPRNLAKTVTVE; from the coding sequence ATGTGCGGAATAGTAGGATACACAGGAAAAAGAAAGGCGGTTTTTATACTTTTGGAAGCGTTGGAAAGACTTGAGTATAGAGGCTACGATTCTGCTGGTGTGGCTCTTTTAGAGGATGGTAAGATCTTTGTAGAAAAAAAGGTTGGGAAGATAAGGGAGCTAGTAAGAAGTCTTTGGGGCAAACAATTAGACGCTACCCTTGGCATAGGACACACCCGATGGGCTACCCACGGGGGCGTATGCGAGCTGAACGCCCACCCCCACACAGACCAGGAAGGGCGCTTTGCTTTAGTACATAACGGCATAATAGAAAACTACAGAGAGCTGAAGGAATTTATCATCTCAAAGGGCATAGAATATAAATCAGAAACGGACACGGAGGCCATAGTCCATCTTATATCCTTAAACTACAAGGGAGACCTTTTAAAAGCGGTTTTTAAATCCCTTCCCAAGCTAAAAGGAGCATACGCCTTTGCAGTCTATACACCCTTAGAACCTGGTCGTATAGTTGGGGTAAGATACGGTAGTCCCCTTGTTGTAGGCTTGGGAGAAGGAGAAAACTTTTTAGCTTCTGACATACCCGCTTTAATCCCCTTTACCAAAAACATAATACCTTTGGATGATGGGGAGGTGGTGGATTTAACACCCGAAGGGGTAAGCATTTATGACTTTGAGGGAAACCCAAAGGTGAAAGAGCCCATAAGGATCCACTGGGACATCATAGCCGCAGAAAAGGGAGGTTTCAAACACTTTATGCTAAAAGAGATCTTTGAACAGCCCAGGGTGGTGGCAGATACCATAAAAGGATACCTATCCAGAGATTACGAGCTTCCCTTTTCTTTAAAGGAATTTAGAAGGATACTCATAACAGCCTGTGGTACTTCTTACCATGCGGGGCTTGTTGGAAAATACTGGCTTGAAAAGTTTTTGGGGGTGCCTGTGGAGGTAATTTATGCTTCTGAGCTAAGATACGCAGACAATCCGATAGATCCGCAAGACTTGGTGATTGCCATATCCCAGTCTGGTGAAACTGCAGACACCAGATTTTCTGCCCTATCAGCAAAGGAGAAGGGAGCCAAGCTTTTATCTATCGTTAATGTTATGGGAAGTGCCTTAAGCAGAGAATCGGACTATACCCTATACACCCACGCAGGACCGGAGATAGGCGTGGCGGCCACAAAAACCTTTACCTGCCAGCTGGCAGTTCTCTTTTCCTTAGCCATAAGCGAGCATTCAGAAAGAGAAAATCTCACGGACGAGCTCCTGAAGATACCCCACCTTATGGAAGATGTGCTTTCAGAAAGCGAAAGCATAAGGGAGGTAGCACTCAAATACACTAAAAGCAAAAATACGCTTTATTTGGGAAGATACCTCAGCTACCCTGTAGCTTTGGAAGGGGCACTAAAGTTAAAAGAGATATCTTACATCCATGCGGAAGGCTACCCTGCGGGGGAGATGAAACACGGACCCATAGCTCTAATTGACGAGAACATGCCAGTGGTAGTTGTGGCACCAAAAGACAGAGTACATGAAAAGATAATTTCAAACATAGAGGAAGTTTTGGCAAGGAAGGGCATAGTTATATCCGTAGGCTTTAAGGAAGATAAAGAGATTCAAAGGCTCTCGGCGGACTTTATAGGCATTCCCAATTGCCACGAGGACCTAACACCCTTTTTGACGGTCGTCCCCCTTCAACTTTTTGCCTATTACATAGCGGACTACTTGGGTTTAGACGTGGATCAACCCAGAAACTTGGCAAAAACCGTTACTGTTGAGTGA